A segment of the Thermoplasmatales archaeon genome:
CAGATTTAGCAAAACTGCTTGCTTCAAGTCCTATAAGTTTTATTCTATCAACTTTCCTATTTTTATAAATTGGTATGCCAACCAAAGCATCATCCTGCTCAATATCCTTTCCTATTGTAAGAGTTGTTTTTCCTGTCCCGCTTAGCCCTTTAATAATTGTTCCATCAAAGCATCCCGCATGATACGAGATCATTCCCTGCATTTCCGCTCTATTCCATACCATTGTCAAATTTGGCTTTTTAAATGCTCCTCCAAAGTAATCAATTCCAACATTAACAACTCTTCTCAAATCTTCTTTAGCTTCAGTGAAATCAAAAAGAGAGATTGGTTCCTCATAATTTTTACTTATCTCCTTTGCTTCTCTTTTATATTCTTCTGGCAATCCTTCAGGAATTATAATATTGAAGCATTTCGAAACCCCTTCAAAAGGAAAAAGCATATGCTTACCCATCCAAGCAATATATGCTGAATGAGGATTTTCAATGCTTACAAAAACCTTTACTCCAGTTTTCCACTCCTCTCCATAGCAACCATCAATCTCAATCGAACTCGCTTCTTTAATATATCTCTCAACAATCTTGAATATTTCTTTCCCCTCTTCCTCATCAAACCTTCTCTGCCCTTTTCCTAGCTTCTCCGCCATATAAAAAACCCTGTCGGGTATGCGCCCCTTCTGGCGAGATGCAAAAAGATATTGCCCATCTGAAGTTAAAGCATAATATGGCTTAAGGAATTCTTTGAAGAATTCATCGCTAGGATTTTTTATTTTCATATTTGTAATAGTTTTTTTATATACAATATTTTCCAGGAATTTTTGGAAATGGAGTTGTATATCCTATATCTTTAAGCCCGCAAATATATCTTGTTAGCCTCTCAATTCCTATACCAAATCCAGCGGATGGATAAAGCCCTTCCTTGGCAATTGAAAGATAATAAAGATAATCTTTTTCGCTCCCAACTTCCCTTATTCTTTTAATTATTTTTTCATATTCATATTCCCTCTCACCTCCAGATAATGCCTCTCCAAATCCTTCAGGATATATCAAATCCATATCAACAAGCCATCCCTCTCTTTCCTCATTTTCCTTATAATAAAATTCTCTCATTGATTTTGGAAAATCAAAAATCCAGAGAGGTGATTTTGTTTCTTTTGATAAAATTTCTTCATAATTTTTGCCATATTTGGAATATGCTTCCTCAAAACTTATCCTCTTAAATGGAATAGATGGAATTTTTATTTCTCTTCCAAATTTTTCAATTTCATCCTTGCATATCTTTTTAACTTCTTTTAAGATATATATAAGCATCTCTTCCGCAAATTTAATCATCTCTTCCCTTTCACCATTTCTTACTTCTATATCAAGCTGTGTAAATTCAAATAAATGTCTCATGCTTTTTGCCTTCTCCTCATTTTCAAGCCTCACATTTGGAGAAAAACAGAATATTTTATCAAATGAAATTATTGCAATTTGCTTATGAAAAATCATGCTTTTTGTCAAATAATATTTATTTCCATAACACTCTATTGATGCATCAAAAGTTGAATAAGATAAAGGATCTGTAAATGGTGAGATAATTACAGGTGGAATCTCTAAAAATCCTCTATTATTTAAAAATTCAGATAATTTATAGCGAATTATGCTCCCAACTTTCACTCCAAATTTTAATTTTTCATCTTTTAGAAAGCTTTTTAACTCAAGAGTTTCTTGCAACATGTCTATAAAAAATTTTTATTTTATAAACATTTTGACTAAAAATTTGTCATTTTTACGTAAAAATAACAAAATTTAAATATATTTTTGTCATTAAGACACATGGACAGGAAAGATTTTTTAATACTTAAAGAGCTAAAAGAAGATGCAAGAAAAACTGTTAATGAAATAGCTTCCAAAATAAATCTTCCTCGCACAACAGTAGGGGAAAGAATAAAAAAGATGGTAAAAGAAGGAGTAATTAAGAAATTTACCACAATAGTAAACTATGAAAAAATCGGGAAAAATATAACATCTTTTGTTCTTGTTTCATTCTTACCAAACCCAAAAATATCCCAGAGGCAACTTGCAAGAGAAATTTCAAGAATAGAAAACGTATATGAAGTGTATATAATATCTGGTGAGTGGGATTTACTGCTGAAAGTAAGAGGAAGAGATATGGAAGAAATAGGAAAACTGGTTTTAGATAAAATAAGGGCAATGGAAGGAGTTGGAAAAACAGTTACATGCACATGTTTTAGTGTTGTAAAAGAAGAGTTTTAGTGGGCCCGCGGAGATTTGAACTCCGGACCTCCCGGTTATCAGCCGGGCGCTCCAACCTGGCTAAGCTACGGGCCCTTACTTGTATCCAAATATTTATTTTTAAAGTTTTTTACCGCAATTGATACAATTTCCTACTCTTTTTGCACAGCTCCTGTGATAAAGGGCACCACAATTGCATTTCAAAATATTTGCTTCCTGTTTAAATGAACCAAGGCAAACCGAGCATTTTTCAACTTTTTCCTCTTCAATAAACACTTTTTTCTTTCTGAGCAGAAGATATGCTGGAATAGCTAAAAGTGGAATAAAAACAAAATAGATAAAATTATTCTTTCCATATTTTATTGAAATTTCCAGCTCATTATTTTTTTCATTTCTTTCCTCTATTTCATTATACGGGTCAACAATAATTTTTATTTTGCTTACTCCTTTGAAATGAATCTCTTTTTCATATTCTTCATAAATATTGAAAATAGAATAATTCTCTCTACCATCTAAAAAAACAGAGCATTTAACATTTTCACAATATCCTCCATCATTTTTTATCTTCAAAATTAAAGTTATTTCATCCCCTTTCTTTGGCTTATCTGGCAAGTAGCTTGCTTCAACAGAAAAATCTGGAATAATAACATAAATCAATTTATCTACTTCATGATAATAAGCTCCATCAAAAACACTCAGCTTAACCCTATATTTCCCTTCTCTATCAAAAGCATGCGTCACATTTCTTCCATACCCAATGCTCCCGTCCCCAAAATTCCAGCTATAATTAACTCCCTCTCCAATCGCTGAAAAATATACATTCACGCCAGGCGCAGGCCTCGCTGGAGAAAATTCAAAATAAACATTTGATTTAACAATTATTGCTATTGTGGAGTTACTTTTTGCTCCTTTATCATCAGTAACAGTCAATTTTGCAGTATAATTTCCAGTATTATTATAAGAATGCTGCTTTGTTGAAGGAGGGGAGCCAGAGCCATTATATTCTGTAATTCCATCATTATCTATATCAAGCTCCCAGTAAGCTATGTAGCCATCTTCATCACTTGCATTAATTATGAAATTAACCACAAGAGGAGCATATCCCTCGCTGATATTTACTTGAAGTGAGCATTTTGGTGGTTTATTTTCTGGAGGAGGTGGAAAAGGAGGAGATGGAGGTGGAGAAGGAGGAGAAGGTGGAGTATATACAATAGTTGTAAATATCCATGTGTCAGATGAAGTTTCTGCTATGCTATCATTTGCAATTGCATACCATTCATATGTTGTGTTATAAGCCAAATTATACCATGTTATTGAAGTATCTGTATTATTTGCAACATTTGTTTTTGTTCCTATTAATTGCCATGTTACATTTCCTAATTTACGGCCATAGAAACTAACATTCATCAAATTTCCATCTATATCAACAACATGAACAGTAAGATTTGCATTTGTGCTTAAATTTAGAGAGTTATTTGCTGGAGTCACTAGCAAAGGCTTATTTGGCACATCATTTACCGGTGTTATATTTATGAAAACTGTTGCTTCATTGCTCCAAGCGTTGCTATTATCCTTTACTTTATATTTGAATGAATCTGAGCCATGATAATTTGCATTAGGTGTGTAGGTTACTGTTCCATTTGCATTTACTGTTACATTTCCATGAGATGCATTTTGGGTTATTGTTACACTGCTTGCATCTATTGTTCCATCTATATCATAGTCATTTTCCAATATGTTTATTATAACAGGTGTATCTTCATCTGTTGTGCAATAATCATTATTTGCAACCGGAGGATCATTTACTGGTGTTATAGTGATATAAACTGTTGAAATGTTGCTATAATCTTGTCCATCATATGCTTTATATGTAAAACTATCCTGGCCACTATAATTTGCATGAGGTGTATAAGTAAATGAGCCATTTGAATTCAATGTTAAGCTACCATGAGTTGGGCCATTTACTAAAACAGCGGTTAAAGTATCTCCATCTGCATCGCTGTCATTTCCCAATACTCCAGGTGCATTTACAGTTAATTTTGTATCTTCATTTGTTGTGTAATAATCATCATTTGCAACAGGTGGATTGTTTCTTCTCAATGAAATATTTACAAAAGAAAATTCTTCATTAGTTAAAACTATTATAGCGCTTTTATAATATTCCTCATAAAAAACTTCTATGAGAACCTCATCTCCAACCTCCCATTCTTTAAAATTTCCTAAATTGATTCCATACCATCCATCTGGATATTCCTCTGCTATTCCACTTTCATTTGTTCTAAGCACAGTTACAATAACAGTTGCTCCACTTACCGGCAGGTTGTTTAAATCAACATGAGTCCAGATTGTGTAAGGTGTGCCTTGTTGGGCTAAGATTAAATTAGAAAGAAGGATGGATGATACAATTAATGGAATAAATTTTTTTATTTCCATTTTACTACCCCACTATTCATCGCTAAAATTTTATCAAAAAATTCTTCGGTTGTTTTTTCTCTCTTTTCACAAAAAATAATTTCTTTGATTTCCCTCCGCTGATAAACATGGAAATCGCCATTACATTATCTTTTATACTTTTTAAAGAATTTTTTATGATAATTATAAGCGCCATAATCGCTATTGCGATTACTCCACCCATTTTTTCCCTCTTTCTACACATAAATGAACTAATTGTATATAAGTTTAATCCGAGGAAAATTTTCTTAATTATGAGCAAGCTCGAGAGTTATGCCCGCTTTCGTAGCCCTGCCTTCATCTCTCCTTCCAGATTATTTCTCAATAATATGGAAAATATTTGCTGAGTAAAAAATTGAAGAAACCAAAGGAATTAATTATTTTCATTTTCTCAACCATAAAAAGCATTTCTGTAATTTTTTCCAACGAATAGTAATATTTTTGCTCGCATTTCCAACAGCCTCACATCTCAACAGGGACATTTATTTTTTTCAAAATGAAAAAGAGTTATAAATATCAGAGAATAAGTGAATAGTCCTAAAATTCTTAGCCAGTCTGGATTATCTTTGGTGAATCTATTCTTATTTTGTTAATGGCGGTGCATTCCAAAGGAATTAAAATAAGCAAAAGGAAAGGAAGCGTAAAAACTTCATCTTAACCGGTCCAATGCTTTATTATTTCTATGATATCATTTACATCAACTATTCCATCTTTATTTACATCCGCTCTTTCATCCCAATCTGGATGGTTCGGAGTTTGCATCCAATGCATGATTACAAAGAAAATATCTTCTGCATTTACTCTTCCATCTGAGTTCACATCCCATGGAGCATAAACCTTGCAATATGCCTTCGGGACGGTGCTTGCATTTGGCAATGGCTCATGATTTCCAAGTAAATCATATGCCACTGTGTAGAATTGATAATATCCACTCTCTCCAAAGAAAATCCATGTAAAGTTGCTATATTTCTCTCCATATAATGTCCAGTTTGTCCAAGTAAAATTATCTTTGCTATATCTATAATAAAGGGCTACTTTTTTAACCCCAACACCCACATCAGTTGCATTAACTTTTATTTCTATTCTTGTAGAATATGTTAAATATGGAATTGGCTCAATAATGGAAGAAGGAATAAAGCAATCAACAAAAACATCATTCCATTTCATTTGCTCAACATTTCCAGCATTATCAATGCTATAAAATTCAATTTCATATTTCCCACACGGAGAATAATTGTATAAAATTCCAAGATCCGCAAGATTTATTGGACGATATGGAAGCGTGCCAGAATATTCTCTCCAGTCAAATAGCAATTTCCAACCATTTTCAAATTTAAATATTCTGTAAAATGTTTTATTAACTCCTGAGCCATTATCAATTGCCACCAAATCTATTGTTGTATTTCTGAGAATATAATGCACAACGTAGCCACCAAAACTTGAAATATTAACAACTTCTCCATTAAATCTCTTATAAGTGTAAGGTGGCTCAGATATCACAGGTGTATATACATAAGCTTCCCCATATGCCCCTTCATTGCATGTCGCATTTACATAATTTCTAATAATAGAGCCATCACTTACATTGCTCCCAACTTTTACCTTCACCAAAATTTCATAGGATGCAGATGGCACAAGAGTGGGTATTACCCATGTATCAACGCCTGAAGAAGGCATTGGGAAAGTGTATACTACTGTTACCCTACTATCATATACTTCCTTTACAACCACATTTGTTGCACTCGCCAAACCATTATTCTTTATTTTTATTCTATAAGAAATATTTGTCCCAGCCTCAGCAAATTCTGGTGTGCTTTCTTTTGTTACAAGAAGTGAAGGAGATGCAACAGTTGTATTTTCCCAAGTTTGATTAAATATTCCTTGCAAACATGTTACATTTACATAATTATGCAAAATTGTTCCATTTGGTAGAGGACTTTTAACTTGAACTCTTATGTTTATTGTTTTTGTCTCACTTACATTTAATGTTCCTAAATTCCATGTATTGTTTCCTGAGCTTGGAGAAGGATTTGATGAAATGAAAATGATATTGCTATCATATAATTCAGTAACAGTTACATTTGTTGCATTTTCACTTCCATTATTTGTTACATTTATTGTATAATTTAAATAGCTTCCTGGAGTAACTGGATCATTGCTATCTTGCTTTGTTATTATTAGCAATGGAGCTGATATAACTGTTGTATTTTCCCAAGTTTGATTAAATATTCCTTGCAAACATGTTACATTTACATAATTATGCAAAATTGTTCCATTTGGTAGAGGACTTTTAACTTGAACTCTTATGTTTATTGTTTTTGTCTCACTTACATTTAATGTTCCTAAATTCCATGTATTGTTTCCTGAGCTTGGAGAAGGATTTGATGAAATGAAAATGATATTGCTATCATATAATTCAGTAACAGTTACATTTGTTGCATTTTCACTTCCATTATTTGTTACATTTATTGTATAATTTAAATAGCTTCCTGGAGTAACTGGATCATTGCTATCTTGCTTTGTTATTATTAGCAATGGCTTTTTCTCAATAACCAAGTGTTTCTGAGTATGCTTTTCCTCCTTATTCTCAACATTATCTACAGAGAACCATCTTATTTCATTTATTCCAGCATTTGTAAGATTAATAAGAACAGATATTTTCCCAAATTCCGGATTTTTATCATAAGTAGTGTTATCATAAATTGTCGCATTTTTTACCATTGTATCCACTATTCCATCCCGGTTGCTATCATGCCATATTTCATAATAGAGATATTTAACACCTGATGAGCAATTGCCTGTATCAGTTGCATTCAGCCAAATAGGAGTTTCTGATGTTACATTATAAACATCATCACTCACAACAGTTTTATTTGTAAGAGGTGGAAAAATATCAACTCTTAAAAAATTAACATTCCTAAGCCCTCTTTCCAAGCACCAAAAAGTGTCATTGCTTCCATTTTCTCTCCCCCAGTCATAGAAAAGGATATTAAGCAAACTATCTCCATCTACATCTCCGACCGCTGGCGATGTCCTCACCCTGCCATTTGTTAAAAATTTATCGATAAGCTTACCATTGCAATCAATCTCGTAAAGATATCTATCTTCGGAGCCAACAAATATGGAGAGCTTACCTCCAACCCCTTCATATAATCCAGTTCTTCTTTCATTTCCCCTAAACATCGGCCACTCTCTCGCAAAAGCACTACTTGTCTGTGATGCAAGTGCGGGTGATGAATAAATTGGGCCTCCTGTTGTGAAATTCCAGAGCATTGAACCATTTCTTCTGAGGCAGTAAAGTTTGCTATCATTAGAACCAAAAACTATTTCATAAAAGCCATCCGCATTTATGTCACCAATCGCTGCAGATGAATAAATTGGGCCTCCTGTTGTGAAATTCCATTCTTGCAAACCAACAGCTCCATTCCACTGCAAGCAATAAAATTTTCCATCTGTTGAACCAATTAAAATTTCTTTATAGCCATCTCCATCAATATCCGCAATTGCAGGTGATGAATAAATCGCTCCCCCTGTTGTAAAATTCCATTCCTGAAGGCCATTTGATCCATTTAATACATATACTTTTCCATCAGCGGAGCCAAAAACTACTTCATTTCTTCCATCATTATCAATGTCACCAATTGCGGGAGTTGAAATAACATTTCCAGATGTATTGAAAACCCATAAAACATCCCAATCAGTTCCTTCATAACCTATATGATTTGGATATCCAGGGAAGTAAGGAGAAGTGCCATCTCCATTGAGAGGCAATGTAAATCCCTCATTCATTCCATCACTATTATCCCCATCAAAGCACCATAAATTTTTAAAAGGGTTATTCCCTATAACAATTTCTAAGCCACCAACACTTTCATTTAATTCACCTATTGCTGGGGAAGAATGCCATACATAATTACCACCTGTTGCATTTGTTGTTACATGAGGGAATGTCCACTTAAATGTTCCATTATAATTAATCACTTCAAGAAGCCACCCGCTTGTTGTGCCACCCGCAACATCTAATTTTCCATCACCATTAACATCAAAAATTGCTGGCGAGCTTCTTGATTCATCAGTTTTTGTATCAAGAGCCCATAATATGCTTCCATTATAATTAAAGCATCTCCATATCCCTCTCGCAGTAGCATTTATTTCTGGATAAAAATTTGTTATTTCATCGCTCCCGCACGCTATTTCAAGTTTTCTATCTCCAGATAAATTTG
Coding sequences within it:
- a CDS encoding asparagine synthetase, yielding MLQETLELKSFLKDEKLKFGVKVGSIIRYKLSEFLNNRGFLEIPPVIISPFTDPLSYSTFDASIECYGNKYYLTKSMIFHKQIAIISFDKIFCFSPNVRLENEEKAKSMRHLFEFTQLDIEVRNGEREEMIKFAEEMLIYILKEVKKICKDEIEKFGREIKIPSIPFKRISFEEAYSKYGKNYEEILSKETKSPLWIFDFPKSMREFYYKENEEREGWLVDMDLIYPEGFGEALSGGEREYEYEKIIKRIREVGSEKDYLYYLSIAKEGLYPSAGFGIGIERLTRYICGLKDIGYTTPFPKIPGKYCI
- a CDS encoding Lrp/AsnC family transcriptional regulator translates to MDRKDFLILKELKEDARKTVNEIASKINLPRTTVGERIKKMVKEGVIKKFTTIVNYEKIGKNITSFVLVSFLPNPKISQRQLAREISRIENVYEVYIISGEWDLLLKVRGRDMEEIGKLVLDKIRAMEGVGKTVTCTCFSVVKEEF
- a CDS encoding tandem-95 repeat protein translates to MEIKKFIPLIVSSILLSNLILAQQGTPYTIWTHVDLNNLPVSGATVIVTVLRTNESGIAEEYPDGWYGINLGNFKEWEVGDEVLIEVFYEEYYKSAIIVLTNEEFSFVNISLRRNNPPVANDDYYTTNEDTKLTVNAPGVLGNDSDADGDTLTAVLVNGPTHGSLTLNSNGSFTYTPHANYSGQDSFTYKAYDGQDYSNISTVYITITPVNDPPVANNDYCTTDEDTPVIINILENDYDIDGTIDASSVTITQNASHGNVTVNANGTVTYTPNANYHGSDSFKYKVKDNSNAWSNEATVFINITPVNDVPNKPLLVTPANNSLNLSTNANLTVHVVDIDGNLMNVSFYGRKLGNVTWQLIGTKTNVANNTDTSITWYNLAYNTTYEWYAIANDSIAETSSDTWIFTTIVYTPPSPPSPPPSPPFPPPPENKPPKCSLQVNISEGYAPLVVNFIINASDEDGYIAYWELDIDNDGITEYNGSGSPPSTKQHSYNNTGNYTAKLTVTDDKGAKSNSTIAIIVKSNVYFEFSPARPAPGVNVYFSAIGEGVNYSWNFGDGSIGYGRNVTHAFDREGKYRVKLSVFDGAYYHEVDKLIYVIIPDFSVEASYLPDKPKKGDEITLILKIKNDGGYCENVKCSVFLDGRENYSIFNIYEEYEKEIHFKGVSKIKIIVDPYNEIEERNEKNNELEISIKYGKNNFIYFVFIPLLAIPAYLLLRKKKVFIEEEKVEKCSVCLGSFKQEANILKCNCGALYHRSCAKRVGNCINCGKKL
- a CDS encoding DUF11 domain-containing protein; translated protein: MSLKKYAYLFIVLLICIILHRGGATDNTPPVTIKSYYGPLYIKDGMEWISNSTIIWLNSTDVGTGVRYLYYEIWRDIDNDGAVDIIIENRTINDNSPQDMNNESKKISVRITINRECLHKLEFYAVDWAGNVEKHGHYLYKEWNYSFMPNVVHAPNGCVFGSSPAIANLSGDRKLEIACGSDEITNFYPEINATARGIWRCFNYNGSILWALDTKTDESRSSPAIFDVNGDGKLDVAGGTTSGWLLEVINYNGTFKWTFPHVTTNATGGNYVWHSSPAIGELNESVGGLEIVIGNNPFKNLWCFDGDNSDGMNEGFTLPLNGDGTSPYFPGYPNHIGYEGTDWDVLWVFNTSGNVISTPAIGDIDNDGRNEVVFGSADGKVYVLNGSNGLQEWNFTTGGAIYSSPAIADIDGDGYKEILIGSTDGKFYCLQWNGAVGLQEWNFTTGGPIYSSAAIGDINADGFYEIVFGSNDSKLYCLRRNGSMLWNFTTGGPIYSSPALASQTSSAFAREWPMFRGNERRTGLYEGVGGKLSIFVGSEDRYLYEIDCNGKLIDKFLTNGRVRTSPAVGDVDGDSLLNILFYDWGRENGSNDTFWCLERGLRNVNFLRVDIFPPLTNKTVVSDDVYNVTSETPIWLNATDTGNCSSGVKYLYYEIWHDSNRDGIVDTMVKNATIYDNTTYDKNPEFGKISVLINLTNAGINEIRWFSVDNVENKEEKHTQKHLVIEKKPLLIITKQDSNDPVTPGSYLNYTINVTNNGSENATNVTVTELYDSNIIFISSNPSPSSGNNTWNLGTLNVSETKTINIRVQVKSPLPNGTILHNYVNVTCLQGIFNQTWENTTVISAPLLIITKQDSNDPVTPGSYLNYTINVTNNGSENATNVTVTELYDSNIIFISSNPSPSSGNNTWNLGTLNVSETKTINIRVQVKSPLPNGTILHNYVNVTCLQGIFNQTWENTTVASPSLLVTKESTPEFAEAGTNISYRIKIKNNGLASATNVVVKEVYDSRVTVVYTFPMPSSGVDTWVIPTLVPSASYEILVKVKVGSNVSDGSIIRNYVNATCNEGAYGEAYVYTPVISEPPYTYKRFNGEVVNISSFGGYVVHYILRNTTIDLVAIDNGSGVNKTFYRIFKFENGWKLLFDWREYSGTLPYRPINLADLGILYNYSPCGKYEIEFYSIDNAGNVEQMKWNDVFVDCFIPSSIIEPIPYLTYSTRIEIKVNATDVGVGVKKVALYYRYSKDNFTWTNWTLYGEKYSNFTWIFFGESGYYQFYTVAYDLLGNHEPLPNASTVPKAYCKVYAPWDVNSDGRVNAEDIFFVIMHWMQTPNHPDWDERADVNKDGIVDVNDIIEIIKHWTG